In Drosophila simulans strain w501 chromosome X, Prin_Dsim_3.1, whole genome shotgun sequence, one DNA window encodes the following:
- the LOC27207696 gene encoding RNA-binding protein 4F isoform X3 produces the protein MDAEKQLESQLEKELDEMSGEDLGADAYDEYDLVVIPDEGKGSPQKARMESPQKARSESPQEARMESPQKARNESPQKARNESPQKARMESPQEARMESPQKARNESPQKARNESPQKARNESPQKARNESPQKARNESPQKARNESPQKARNESPQRARNESPQKSRSESPQQVHSESPQSEELGEGSRPTWPPSPAGGDMTTIELSSSDDEPSVEEAEEYDDDDRGKAGNDSSGSGEDVGAIDEDVGVIGEDVDMMEDSDLKSNSEVSSDSDSDSGEIQLERMYRELNVLPNKKFSQMVSLVGFAFKLNDLDKIESSVLEMKSLATVPAHVWLKYLKVRKSVTQTEAEHKAFQEQCATALGYYYSIPLSEYIVNYLVDQGQVENHMLWAKLLADYDVERPDFGDKLRSLLTTITDAEEAADFEDLLQNRCVTWTCTVEQRKMIKTVVDKFKQHLAETSHAWNWPEELKPLLYYVGTFPLDDDLKNAVIRFIFERLVSKFPIFDALWLSYIDFIQYESAPVAEDVDEDTFNAEMTAKRNSRLGRGFLRSTELDLARRGVRSQPSVELNHRFLDLMERNDFELAEVDEEILIIQQRIMTDMEMSVELHLDYLAYRVRNTNVSDEEQVASLRGAFNHAWEDLTVVYGDEADTRYEVLQLWAQVEYTHLANPDNGREIWRQIMGYPGSKVRGTLWLTFAQMESEYNAGHGTRDVLRQALLQPVLEDGILVQDMYRRFERCYGTYESIANCQAVELPAAYASGSQRHRQQQQQSNREPKNRDQPRRQAHEQQQQSQQQQQPKQGNKMSKTKPSGGASPPSTSKVKGPANEEAKKSNFKYSPNMEINKIFVRNLYSGCSKKELYDLFSPFGTIIDVRLVYKLNKQFKGIAYVEFEKPGEAQRAVAGRDGYLFQSMNISVAISNPPPRGSSAQAAKPSVATKRRVPTSLIPTTVVRQEGAKKLRLILDEPGGTSSTSAPADVATNPEANGEEQKGEEEKGDEQNEEEQKGEEQKGDEQNEEEQKGEDQKDEEQKGDDQKGEEQKEEEMSTAVPKSNDDFRKMFLKD, from the exons ATGGACGCCGAGAAGCAG CTGGAAAGTCagctggagaaggagctgGACGAGATGTCGGGCGAAGATTTAGGCGCCGATGCCTACGATGAATACGATCTGGTCGTGATACCCGATGAGGGAAAGGGCTCGCCGCAGAAGGCTCGCATGGAGTCGCCGCAGAAGGCTCGTAGTGAGTCGCCGCAGGAGGCTCGCATGGAGTCGCCGCAGAAGGCTCGCAACGAGTCGCCGCAGAAGGCTCGCAACGAGTCGCCGCAGAAGGCTCGCATGGAGTCGCCGCAGGAGGCTCGCATGGAGTCGCCGCAGAAGGCTCGCAACGAGTCGCCGCAGAAGGCTCGCAACGAGTCGCCGCAGAAGGCTCGCAACGAATCGCCGCAGAAGGCTCGCAACGAATCGCCGCAGAAGGCTCGCAACGAGTCCCCGCAGAAGGCTCGCAACGAATCGCCGCAGAAGGCTCGCAACGAGTCGCCGCAGAGGGCTCGCAACGAGTCGCCGCAGAAGTCTCGCAGTGAGTCGCCGCAGCAGGTGCACAGCGAGTCGCCGCAGTCGGAGGAGCTGGGCGAAGGATCGCGCCCAACCTGGCCACCGTCGCCCGCCGGCGGAGATATGACAACCATTGAGCTGAGCTCATCGGACGACGAGCCGTCAGTGGAGGAGGCTGAGGAATATGATGACGATGACCGTGGCAAAGCGGGCAATGATTCCAGTGGCAGTGGCGAAGATGTGGGTGCGATTGACGAAGATGTGGGAGTGATTGGCGAAGATGTGGATATGATGGAGGACTCCGACTTGAAGTCGAACAGTGAGGTGTCCAGTGACAGTGACAGCGACAGCGGCGAAATTCAGTTAGAGCGCATGTATCGGGAGCTGAATGTGCTTCCCAATAAGAAGTTTTCCCAAATGGTCTCTCTCGTCGGATTCGCCTT CAAGCTGAATGATCTGGACAAGATCGAATCATCGGTGCTGGAGATGAAAAGTCTGGCCACTGTGCCGGCTCACGTGTGGCTGAAGTATCTCAAGGTCCGCAAGTCCGTCACCCAAACCGAGGCGGAGCACAAGGCATTCCAGGAGCAGTGTGCCACAGCATTGGGCTACTACTACA GCATTCCGCTGTCCGAATACATTGTCAACTACCTGGTGGATCAGGGCCAAGTAGAGAACCATATGCTGTGGGCCAAGCTGCTGGCGGACTACGACGTGGAGCGCCCAGACTTTGGCGATAAGCTGCGCTCGCTGCTCACCACAATTACGGACGCAGAAGAGGCGGCCGACTTTGAGGATCTGCTGCAGAATCGCTGCGTCACCTGGACGTGCACCGTCGAGCAGCGCAAGATGATCAAGACCGTTGTGGACAAGTTTAAGCAACATCTCGCCGAGACTTCACATGCTTGGAATTGGCCTGAGGAACTGAAGCCTCTTCTCTACTATGTGGGGACATTTCCCCTTGACGATGATCTCAAAAACGCTGTGATCCGTTTCATATTCGAGCGCTTGGTGTCCAAGTTTCCCATTTTCGATGCGCTCTGGTTATCCTACATCGACTTCATTCAGTACGAAAGCGCCCCTGTGGCggaggatgtggatgaggataCTTTTAACGCCGAAATGACAGCCAAGCGGAACAGCCGCTTGGGCAGAGGTTTTCTGCGCAGCACGGAACTCGACTTGGCCAGACGTGGTGTGCGCAGTCAGCCCAGTGTAGAACTGAATCATCGTTTCCTCGACCTCATGGAGCGCAACGACTTTGAGCTGGCGGAAGTGGATGAAGAGATTCTTATCATACAGCAACGCATTATGACAGACATGGAAATGAGCGTGGAGCTGCATCTGGACTATCTGGCGTACCGTGTGCGCAACACCAATGTCAGCGATGAAGAGCAGGTTGCCAGTCTGCGTGGCGCCTTCAATCACGCTTGGGAGGACCTAACCGTGGTCTACGGCGACGAGGCGGACACCAGGTACGAGGTGCTGCAGTTGTGGGCTCAAGTTGAGTACACGCACCTGGCCAATCCGGACAATGGACGCGAGATTTGGCGTCAGATAATGG GCTATCCGGGCAGCAAGGTGCGCGGCACGCTCTGGCTGACCTTTGCCCAGATGGAAAGCGAATACAATGCTGGCCACGGCACACGCGATGTGCTCCGCCAAGCTCTCTTGCAGCCCGTCCTCGAGGATGGCATTTTGGTGCAGGACATGTACCGCCGCTTTGAACGTTGCTATGGCACCTATGAGTCCATTGCCAACTGCCAGGCCGTCGAATTGCCTGCCGCGTATGCGTCGGGCAGCCAGCGTcatcgccagcagcagcaacaatcgaATCGCGAGCCAAAGAATCGCGATCAGCCACGTCGCCAGGCGCatgagcaacagcagcaaagtcagcagcagcagcaaccgaaGCAGGGCAATAAGATGTCCAAAACCAAGCCATCTGGTGGAGCTTCACCACCATCGACATCGAAGGTCAAGGGGCCAGCGAATGAGGAGGCCAAGAAATCGAACTTTAAGTATTCGC CCAACATGGAAATCAACAAGATCTTTGTGAGGAATCTCTATTCCGGTTGCAGCAAGAAGGAGCTGTACGATCTCTTCTCGCCCTTCGGCACCATCATAGATGTGCGCCTGGTGTACAAGCT AAACAAGCAATTCAAGGGCATTGCATACGTTGAGTTCGAGAAGCCGGGCGAGGCTCAACGAGCTGTGGCTGGACGCGATGGTTACCTGTTCCAGTCCATGAAT ATCTCCGTGGCCATTTCAAACCCACCGCCGAGGGGCTCATCCGCCCAAGCTGCCAAGCCAAGTGTGGCTACCAAGCGACGTGTGCCCACCTCGCTTATACCCACGACCGTTGTGCGCCAGGAGGGGGCCAAGAAGTTGCGCTTGATACTGGACGAGCCGGGGGGCACATCATCCACTTCGGCACCCGCCGACGTGGCCACCAATCCCGAGGCTAATGGAGAGGAGCAAAAAGGAGAGGAGGAAAAGGGAGATGAACAAAACGAAGAGGAGCAAAAAGGAGAGGAGCAAAAGGGAGATGAACAAAACGAAGAGGAGCAAAAGGGGGAAGATCAAAAAGATGAGGAG CAAAAGGGAGATGATCAGAAAGGAGAGGAGCAAAAAGAAGAGGAGATGTCAACTGCCGTGCCCAAATCAAACGATGACTTCCGCAAGATGTTTCTCAAGGATTAG
- the LOC27207696 gene encoding RNA-binding protein 4F isoform X2: MDAEKQLESQLEKELDEMSGEDLGADAYDEYDLVVIPDEGKGSPQKARMESPQKARNESPQKARNESPQKARMESPQEARMESPQKARNESPQKARNESPQKARNESPQKARNESPQKARNESPQKARNESPQKARNESPQRARNESPQKSRSESPQQVHSESPQSEELGEGSRPTWPPSPAGGDMTTIELSSSDDEPSVEEAEEYDDDDRGKAGNDSSGSGEDVGAIDEDVGVIGEDVDMMEDSDLKSNSEVSSDSDSDSGEIQLERMYRELNVLPNKKFSQMVSLVGFAFKLNDLDKIESSVLEMKSLATVPAHVWLKYLKVRKSVTQTEAEHKAFQEQCATALGYYYSIPLSEYIVNYLVDQGQVENHMLWAKLLADYDVERPDFGDKLRSLLTTITDAEEAADFEDLLQNRCVTWTCTVEQRKMIKTVVDKFKQHLAETSHAWNWPEELKPLLYYVGTFPLDDDLKNAVIRFIFERLVSKFPIFDALWLSYIDFIQYESAPVAEDVDEDTFNAEMTAKRNSRLGRGFLRSTELDLARRGVRSQPSVELNHRFLDLMERNDFELAEVDEEILIIQQRIMTDMEMSVELHLDYLAYRVRNTNVSDEEQVASLRGAFNHAWEDLTVVYGDEADTRYEVLQLWAQVEYTHLANPDNGREIWRQIMGYPGSKVRGTLWLTFAQMESEYNAGHGTRDVLRQALLQPVLEDGILVQDMYRRFERCYGTYESIANCQAVELPAAYASGSQRHRQQQQQSNREPKNRDQPRRQAHEQQQQSQQQQQPKQGNKMSKTKPSGGASPPSTSKVKGPANEEAKKSNFKYSPNMEINKIFVRNLYSGCSKKELYDLFSPFGTIIDVRLVYKLNKQFKGIAYVEFEKPGEAQRAVAGRDGYLFQSMNISVAISNPPPRGSSAQAAKPSVATKRRVPTSLIPTTVVRQEGAKKLRLILDEPGGTSSTSAPADVATNPEANGEEQKGEEEKGDEQNEEEQKGEEQKGDEQNEEEQKGEDQKDEEMPAVVPKSNDDFRKMFLKD, encoded by the exons ATGGACGCCGAGAAGCAG CTGGAAAGTCagctggagaaggagctgGACGAGATGTCGGGCGAAGATTTAGGCGCCGATGCCTACGATGAATACGATCTGGTCGTGATACCCGATGAGGGAAAGGGCTCGCCGCAGAAG GCTCGCATGGAGTCGCCGCAGAAGGCTCGCAACGAGTCGCCGCAGAAGGCTCGCAACGAGTCGCCGCAGAAGGCTCGCATGGAGTCGCCGCAGGAGGCTCGCATGGAGTCGCCGCAGAAGGCTCGCAACGAGTCGCCGCAGAAGGCTCGCAACGAGTCGCCGCAGAAGGCTCGCAACGAATCGCCGCAGAAGGCTCGCAACGAATCGCCGCAGAAGGCTCGCAACGAGTCCCCGCAGAAGGCTCGCAACGAATCGCCGCAGAAGGCTCGCAACGAGTCGCCGCAGAGGGCTCGCAACGAGTCGCCGCAGAAGTCTCGCAGTGAGTCGCCGCAGCAGGTGCACAGCGAGTCGCCGCAGTCGGAGGAGCTGGGCGAAGGATCGCGCCCAACCTGGCCACCGTCGCCCGCCGGCGGAGATATGACAACCATTGAGCTGAGCTCATCGGACGACGAGCCGTCAGTGGAGGAGGCTGAGGAATATGATGACGATGACCGTGGCAAAGCGGGCAATGATTCCAGTGGCAGTGGCGAAGATGTGGGTGCGATTGACGAAGATGTGGGAGTGATTGGCGAAGATGTGGATATGATGGAGGACTCCGACTTGAAGTCGAACAGTGAGGTGTCCAGTGACAGTGACAGCGACAGCGGCGAAATTCAGTTAGAGCGCATGTATCGGGAGCTGAATGTGCTTCCCAATAAGAAGTTTTCCCAAATGGTCTCTCTCGTCGGATTCGCCTT CAAGCTGAATGATCTGGACAAGATCGAATCATCGGTGCTGGAGATGAAAAGTCTGGCCACTGTGCCGGCTCACGTGTGGCTGAAGTATCTCAAGGTCCGCAAGTCCGTCACCCAAACCGAGGCGGAGCACAAGGCATTCCAGGAGCAGTGTGCCACAGCATTGGGCTACTACTACA GCATTCCGCTGTCCGAATACATTGTCAACTACCTGGTGGATCAGGGCCAAGTAGAGAACCATATGCTGTGGGCCAAGCTGCTGGCGGACTACGACGTGGAGCGCCCAGACTTTGGCGATAAGCTGCGCTCGCTGCTCACCACAATTACGGACGCAGAAGAGGCGGCCGACTTTGAGGATCTGCTGCAGAATCGCTGCGTCACCTGGACGTGCACCGTCGAGCAGCGCAAGATGATCAAGACCGTTGTGGACAAGTTTAAGCAACATCTCGCCGAGACTTCACATGCTTGGAATTGGCCTGAGGAACTGAAGCCTCTTCTCTACTATGTGGGGACATTTCCCCTTGACGATGATCTCAAAAACGCTGTGATCCGTTTCATATTCGAGCGCTTGGTGTCCAAGTTTCCCATTTTCGATGCGCTCTGGTTATCCTACATCGACTTCATTCAGTACGAAAGCGCCCCTGTGGCggaggatgtggatgaggataCTTTTAACGCCGAAATGACAGCCAAGCGGAACAGCCGCTTGGGCAGAGGTTTTCTGCGCAGCACGGAACTCGACTTGGCCAGACGTGGTGTGCGCAGTCAGCCCAGTGTAGAACTGAATCATCGTTTCCTCGACCTCATGGAGCGCAACGACTTTGAGCTGGCGGAAGTGGATGAAGAGATTCTTATCATACAGCAACGCATTATGACAGACATGGAAATGAGCGTGGAGCTGCATCTGGACTATCTGGCGTACCGTGTGCGCAACACCAATGTCAGCGATGAAGAGCAGGTTGCCAGTCTGCGTGGCGCCTTCAATCACGCTTGGGAGGACCTAACCGTGGTCTACGGCGACGAGGCGGACACCAGGTACGAGGTGCTGCAGTTGTGGGCTCAAGTTGAGTACACGCACCTGGCCAATCCGGACAATGGACGCGAGATTTGGCGTCAGATAATGG GCTATCCGGGCAGCAAGGTGCGCGGCACGCTCTGGCTGACCTTTGCCCAGATGGAAAGCGAATACAATGCTGGCCACGGCACACGCGATGTGCTCCGCCAAGCTCTCTTGCAGCCCGTCCTCGAGGATGGCATTTTGGTGCAGGACATGTACCGCCGCTTTGAACGTTGCTATGGCACCTATGAGTCCATTGCCAACTGCCAGGCCGTCGAATTGCCTGCCGCGTATGCGTCGGGCAGCCAGCGTcatcgccagcagcagcaacaatcgaATCGCGAGCCAAAGAATCGCGATCAGCCACGTCGCCAGGCGCatgagcaacagcagcaaagtcagcagcagcagcaaccgaaGCAGGGCAATAAGATGTCCAAAACCAAGCCATCTGGTGGAGCTTCACCACCATCGACATCGAAGGTCAAGGGGCCAGCGAATGAGGAGGCCAAGAAATCGAACTTTAAGTATTCGC CCAACATGGAAATCAACAAGATCTTTGTGAGGAATCTCTATTCCGGTTGCAGCAAGAAGGAGCTGTACGATCTCTTCTCGCCCTTCGGCACCATCATAGATGTGCGCCTGGTGTACAAGCT AAACAAGCAATTCAAGGGCATTGCATACGTTGAGTTCGAGAAGCCGGGCGAGGCTCAACGAGCTGTGGCTGGACGCGATGGTTACCTGTTCCAGTCCATGAAT ATCTCCGTGGCCATTTCAAACCCACCGCCGAGGGGCTCATCCGCCCAAGCTGCCAAGCCAAGTGTGGCTACCAAGCGACGTGTGCCCACCTCGCTTATACCCACGACCGTTGTGCGCCAGGAGGGGGCCAAGAAGTTGCGCTTGATACTGGACGAGCCGGGGGGCACATCATCCACTTCGGCACCCGCCGACGTGGCCACCAATCCCGAGGCTAATGGAGAGGAGCAAAAAGGAGAGGAGGAAAAGGGAGATGAACAAAACGAAGAGGAGCAAAAAGGAGAGGAGCAAAAGGGAGATGAACAAAACGAAGAGGAGCAAAAGGGGGAAGATCAAAAAGATGAGGAGATGCCAGCTGTTGTGCCGAAGTCAAACGATGACTTCCGCAAGATGTTTCTCAAGGATTAG
- the LOC27207696 gene encoding RNA-binding protein 4F isoform X1, which translates to MDAEKQLESQLEKELDEMSGEDLGADAYDEYDLVVIPDEGKGSPQKARMESPQKARSESPQEARMESPQKARNESPQKARNESPQKARMESPQEARMESPQKARNESPQKARNESPQKARNESPQKARNESPQKARNESPQKARNESPQKARNESPQRARNESPQKSRSESPQQVHSESPQSEELGEGSRPTWPPSPAGGDMTTIELSSSDDEPSVEEAEEYDDDDRGKAGNDSSGSGEDVGAIDEDVGVIGEDVDMMEDSDLKSNSEVSSDSDSDSGEIQLERMYRELNVLPNKKFSQMVSLVGFAFKLNDLDKIESSVLEMKSLATVPAHVWLKYLKVRKSVTQTEAEHKAFQEQCATALGYYYSIPLSEYIVNYLVDQGQVENHMLWAKLLADYDVERPDFGDKLRSLLTTITDAEEAADFEDLLQNRCVTWTCTVEQRKMIKTVVDKFKQHLAETSHAWNWPEELKPLLYYVGTFPLDDDLKNAVIRFIFERLVSKFPIFDALWLSYIDFIQYESAPVAEDVDEDTFNAEMTAKRNSRLGRGFLRSTELDLARRGVRSQPSVELNHRFLDLMERNDFELAEVDEEILIIQQRIMTDMEMSVELHLDYLAYRVRNTNVSDEEQVASLRGAFNHAWEDLTVVYGDEADTRYEVLQLWAQVEYTHLANPDNGREIWRQIMGYPGSKVRGTLWLTFAQMESEYNAGHGTRDVLRQALLQPVLEDGILVQDMYRRFERCYGTYESIANCQAVELPAAYASGSQRHRQQQQQSNREPKNRDQPRRQAHEQQQQSQQQQQPKQGNKMSKTKPSGGASPPSTSKVKGPANEEAKKSNFKYSPNMEINKIFVRNLYSGCSKKELYDLFSPFGTIIDVRLVYKLNKQFKGIAYVEFEKPGEAQRAVAGRDGYLFQSMNISVAISNPPPRGSSAQAAKPSVATKRRVPTSLIPTTVVRQEGAKKLRLILDEPGGTSSTSAPADVATNPEANGEEQKGEEEKGDEQNEEEQKGEEQKGDEQNEEEQKGEDQKDEEMPAVVPKSNDDFRKMFLKD; encoded by the exons ATGGACGCCGAGAAGCAG CTGGAAAGTCagctggagaaggagctgGACGAGATGTCGGGCGAAGATTTAGGCGCCGATGCCTACGATGAATACGATCTGGTCGTGATACCCGATGAGGGAAAGGGCTCGCCGCAGAAGGCTCGCATGGAGTCGCCGCAGAAGGCTCGTAGTGAGTCGCCGCAGGAGGCTCGCATGGAGTCGCCGCAGAAGGCTCGCAACGAGTCGCCGCAGAAGGCTCGCAACGAGTCGCCGCAGAAGGCTCGCATGGAGTCGCCGCAGGAGGCTCGCATGGAGTCGCCGCAGAAGGCTCGCAACGAGTCGCCGCAGAAGGCTCGCAACGAGTCGCCGCAGAAGGCTCGCAACGAATCGCCGCAGAAGGCTCGCAACGAATCGCCGCAGAAGGCTCGCAACGAGTCCCCGCAGAAGGCTCGCAACGAATCGCCGCAGAAGGCTCGCAACGAGTCGCCGCAGAGGGCTCGCAACGAGTCGCCGCAGAAGTCTCGCAGTGAGTCGCCGCAGCAGGTGCACAGCGAGTCGCCGCAGTCGGAGGAGCTGGGCGAAGGATCGCGCCCAACCTGGCCACCGTCGCCCGCCGGCGGAGATATGACAACCATTGAGCTGAGCTCATCGGACGACGAGCCGTCAGTGGAGGAGGCTGAGGAATATGATGACGATGACCGTGGCAAAGCGGGCAATGATTCCAGTGGCAGTGGCGAAGATGTGGGTGCGATTGACGAAGATGTGGGAGTGATTGGCGAAGATGTGGATATGATGGAGGACTCCGACTTGAAGTCGAACAGTGAGGTGTCCAGTGACAGTGACAGCGACAGCGGCGAAATTCAGTTAGAGCGCATGTATCGGGAGCTGAATGTGCTTCCCAATAAGAAGTTTTCCCAAATGGTCTCTCTCGTCGGATTCGCCTT CAAGCTGAATGATCTGGACAAGATCGAATCATCGGTGCTGGAGATGAAAAGTCTGGCCACTGTGCCGGCTCACGTGTGGCTGAAGTATCTCAAGGTCCGCAAGTCCGTCACCCAAACCGAGGCGGAGCACAAGGCATTCCAGGAGCAGTGTGCCACAGCATTGGGCTACTACTACA GCATTCCGCTGTCCGAATACATTGTCAACTACCTGGTGGATCAGGGCCAAGTAGAGAACCATATGCTGTGGGCCAAGCTGCTGGCGGACTACGACGTGGAGCGCCCAGACTTTGGCGATAAGCTGCGCTCGCTGCTCACCACAATTACGGACGCAGAAGAGGCGGCCGACTTTGAGGATCTGCTGCAGAATCGCTGCGTCACCTGGACGTGCACCGTCGAGCAGCGCAAGATGATCAAGACCGTTGTGGACAAGTTTAAGCAACATCTCGCCGAGACTTCACATGCTTGGAATTGGCCTGAGGAACTGAAGCCTCTTCTCTACTATGTGGGGACATTTCCCCTTGACGATGATCTCAAAAACGCTGTGATCCGTTTCATATTCGAGCGCTTGGTGTCCAAGTTTCCCATTTTCGATGCGCTCTGGTTATCCTACATCGACTTCATTCAGTACGAAAGCGCCCCTGTGGCggaggatgtggatgaggataCTTTTAACGCCGAAATGACAGCCAAGCGGAACAGCCGCTTGGGCAGAGGTTTTCTGCGCAGCACGGAACTCGACTTGGCCAGACGTGGTGTGCGCAGTCAGCCCAGTGTAGAACTGAATCATCGTTTCCTCGACCTCATGGAGCGCAACGACTTTGAGCTGGCGGAAGTGGATGAAGAGATTCTTATCATACAGCAACGCATTATGACAGACATGGAAATGAGCGTGGAGCTGCATCTGGACTATCTGGCGTACCGTGTGCGCAACACCAATGTCAGCGATGAAGAGCAGGTTGCCAGTCTGCGTGGCGCCTTCAATCACGCTTGGGAGGACCTAACCGTGGTCTACGGCGACGAGGCGGACACCAGGTACGAGGTGCTGCAGTTGTGGGCTCAAGTTGAGTACACGCACCTGGCCAATCCGGACAATGGACGCGAGATTTGGCGTCAGATAATGG GCTATCCGGGCAGCAAGGTGCGCGGCACGCTCTGGCTGACCTTTGCCCAGATGGAAAGCGAATACAATGCTGGCCACGGCACACGCGATGTGCTCCGCCAAGCTCTCTTGCAGCCCGTCCTCGAGGATGGCATTTTGGTGCAGGACATGTACCGCCGCTTTGAACGTTGCTATGGCACCTATGAGTCCATTGCCAACTGCCAGGCCGTCGAATTGCCTGCCGCGTATGCGTCGGGCAGCCAGCGTcatcgccagcagcagcaacaatcgaATCGCGAGCCAAAGAATCGCGATCAGCCACGTCGCCAGGCGCatgagcaacagcagcaaagtcagcagcagcagcaaccgaaGCAGGGCAATAAGATGTCCAAAACCAAGCCATCTGGTGGAGCTTCACCACCATCGACATCGAAGGTCAAGGGGCCAGCGAATGAGGAGGCCAAGAAATCGAACTTTAAGTATTCGC CCAACATGGAAATCAACAAGATCTTTGTGAGGAATCTCTATTCCGGTTGCAGCAAGAAGGAGCTGTACGATCTCTTCTCGCCCTTCGGCACCATCATAGATGTGCGCCTGGTGTACAAGCT AAACAAGCAATTCAAGGGCATTGCATACGTTGAGTTCGAGAAGCCGGGCGAGGCTCAACGAGCTGTGGCTGGACGCGATGGTTACCTGTTCCAGTCCATGAAT ATCTCCGTGGCCATTTCAAACCCACCGCCGAGGGGCTCATCCGCCCAAGCTGCCAAGCCAAGTGTGGCTACCAAGCGACGTGTGCCCACCTCGCTTATACCCACGACCGTTGTGCGCCAGGAGGGGGCCAAGAAGTTGCGCTTGATACTGGACGAGCCGGGGGGCACATCATCCACTTCGGCACCCGCCGACGTGGCCACCAATCCCGAGGCTAATGGAGAGGAGCAAAAAGGAGAGGAGGAAAAGGGAGATGAACAAAACGAAGAGGAGCAAAAAGGAGAGGAGCAAAAGGGAGATGAACAAAACGAAGAGGAGCAAAAGGGGGAAGATCAAAAAGATGAGGAGATGCCAGCTGTTGTGCCGAAGTCAAACGATGACTTCCGCAAGATGTTTCTCAAGGATTAG